In Colletotrichum higginsianum IMI 349063 chromosome 1, whole genome shotgun sequence, one genomic interval encodes:
- a CDS encoding Dpy-30 domain-containing protein, translated as MPPVPATASADAVSRDIAMTDAAAVEPASSPVPMPQAAPGAPSPAPGRTGTPSRNLNGEAGSRAGSVHPDPHPANLPNQAVEHGDTARKYINSHVSAVLLEGMKIIGKNQPKNPLKVLGDFLLEESRKRGEPSG; from the exons ATGCCTCCCGTTCCCGCGACCGCGTCGGCTGATGCCGTCAGCCGCGACATTGCCATGActgacgccgccgccgtcgagccgGCTTCG TCTCCTGTCCCAATGCCGCAGGCAGCCCCAGGCGCCCCCAGCCCGGCGCCCGGCCGAACCGGTACGCCCAGCCGCAACCTCAACGGCGAGGCTGGCTCCCGCGCTGGCTCGGTTCACCCCGACCCGCACCCCGCGAACCTCCCCAACCAGGCGGTCGAGCACGGCGACACCGCCCGGAAGTACATCAACAGCCACGTGagcgccgtcctcctcgagggaATGAAGATCATTGGCAAGAACCA GCCGAAGAATCCCCTCAAGGTCTTGGGCGACTTCCTGCTTGAAGAATCCCGCAAGCGAGGCGAGCCCTCTGGCTAA